The Cydia pomonella isolate Wapato2018A chromosome 17, ilCydPomo1, whole genome shotgun sequence genome includes a window with the following:
- the LOC133527225 gene encoding uncharacterized protein LOC133527225, with the protein MDPQASSHTKSDNNTITTWCCQCWLSTTTSGGGGCDGGCSSSTSPSSPGPQPMATAKALLKQDDGDKGKTNCLESASESDTSDEMKSFYQGCKSKWIKAFQNNTLINRWRLPMPFHTFRAEVARLLKRLYIEGHHDDCHIYLLIVMWDDLNDDVEEIVGDAQINYQDWIALLGGVTAELFSRVVFNTKSFNYLINVIFCVLGPNIIAAGDYECEPKCKNARTY; encoded by the exons ATGGATCCGCAAGCTTCATCACATACCAAAT CCGACAACAATACCATCACCACTTGGTGCTGCCAGTGCTGGTTGTCCACCACCacaagcggcggcggcggctgtgaCGGTGGCTGTAGCAGCTCCACTTCGCCATCGTCACCCGGACCACAACCGATGGCAACAGCAAAGGCACTGTTAAAACAAGACGATGGGGACAAGGGAAAAACAAACTGCCTAGAGAGCGCTTCTGAGAGCGATACGAGCgatgaaatgaaatctttttatcaAGGATGTAAAAGCAAGTGGATAAAAGCGTTCCAAAACAATACTCTGATTAATAGATGGCGCCTCCCCATGCCATTTCACACATTTAGAGCGGAAGTAGCGAGATTGTTAAAACGATTGTATATCGAAGGTCACCATGACGATTGTCATATTTACCTGTTAATTGTAATGTGGGACGATTTAAACGATGACGTAGAAGAGATAGTGGGAGATGCTCAAATCAACTATCAAGACTGGATTGCGTTATTAGGTGGCGTTACAGCGGAACTATTTTCACGCGTGGTGTTCAATactaaatcttttaattatttaatcaatgtaatattttgtgtgcTAGGTCCAAACATAATAGCTGCCGGTGATTATGAATGTGAACCTAAATGTAAGAATGCTCGTACATATTAA